From the genome of Streptomyces sp. NBC_01116, one region includes:
- a CDS encoding tubulin-like doman-containing protein yields MKIFQPMLFVGLGGTGGLVGAELERKLRVDLCGPDGTALQHIGGLAPYQLPDCLQFVYADFSEPDLQRLPQFNVDSSLRAAYARTSRATHNLLPNFDSSPEVTQMLRASLREEVSGWLPPREGEPRVTPLHNGAGQLPTVGRAALFATLRHSLQPVLEPLLQAIDAIAKSAGELSELGGGRVTGCDVFVAFSVAGGTGAGIFLDYLHLINQAFKMRRFNGVKIYPLVVMPSSFPASTGGGREAELNAARSLVDLFRLVDGQNAPTAGAEIGDLDQETGLGIRYPGITPVRLRTGILPTAFLFSPTAGIRQDDLRRSIVSLVMSLIGTELGDGRSQGRSMAGDDDFQTFAASFINRGVQRSALSPTGIGRQGVSTSLVASMTAPMDQLADLVAGRLLRVAVTELVERPRNPAKDDTVPLVRQLFADSQLEELWERKQLPVEDPQPLPRGGKAIEEALNQRIGDMQRLLSGLHSIADRQAAAMAARFSPRPAIEKLLQSVDPFLAERLVRGVPDSENEITRLGFLGMLTARSRSPKRPAGVTDQPPKTPRIKGRIAGMSPARWGDDDVRAALQAQDTWYRWRCRAVWHEAWREQQQRWQSQADTAGSDLTRLVNAFRKHSDQERKSAEQKGLELYAERTGISYLLPPQRSLNHFYEDVVARLIRREDLREGDDEASLLLKLVEGGTWQEVHGRSRRDPDGAVGIVKTRLEGRITRLFAESGAQLEERPLLPSMSTLLAAAAGDAESTDQVSKEALDLFSRKLAGLLPVGFTPEGTGRLRVLVTHPRTQAADEVQEFLAKALRLPSDAKNSVEYRGVESDSITVVLFRSEMSLTQVPEARKVLRQWARAKDDEQAHDVLRWRQRLGFEDDWMVSSEEDRRTILHRLLCCLWNGQVDVLDGESASPSRVRLRLFPEKGANVPGVRLRLGDFPGGISSWSELLRSYERWTVLDDERTVEDYCRKLMGAQPLGLARAGSAPHPLFVELVERIAPRQLELLEERREQGGRRVDGWIRPLSEFWAETLPAALDMEFGDKQAIQPTLRTLLEHARGGAPKPPASRPAPERRRAVADDEDWGTSAPSPDERLRDDTLPAPRSAPRSASYDAEERYAGEERYADDDRHADARHAGARHTDSWYGEERYGTGSSRDDRPPRAEGRREERYADERPRDDRSRSRRYADEAPRDEQPRNQRYADEPPHDERPRNRQHVDEPPRDDRFADSYTDARAGDDRFTDARPGDDRFTDSRTNDDRFGGNEPVGARDSEARDSEVRDSEVRNSEVRDSEVRDPGTRDSGRWDGDGWGTDDEDGAGRSSFRDGGPR; encoded by the coding sequence ATGAAGATCTTCCAGCCGATGCTCTTCGTCGGCCTGGGCGGGACCGGCGGCCTCGTCGGCGCCGAACTGGAACGCAAGCTGCGCGTGGACCTGTGCGGCCCCGACGGCACCGCCCTCCAGCACATCGGCGGCCTCGCCCCCTACCAACTGCCCGACTGCCTGCAGTTCGTGTACGCGGACTTCAGCGAGCCCGACCTCCAGCGGCTGCCCCAGTTCAACGTGGACTCCTCGCTGCGCGCGGCGTACGCCCGCACCTCGCGGGCCACCCACAACCTCCTGCCGAACTTCGACAGTTCGCCGGAGGTGACGCAGATGCTGCGGGCGAGCCTGCGCGAGGAGGTCTCGGGCTGGCTGCCCCCGCGCGAGGGCGAACCGCGCGTCACCCCGCTGCACAACGGCGCGGGCCAGCTCCCCACGGTGGGCCGCGCCGCGCTCTTCGCCACGCTGCGGCACTCCCTCCAGCCGGTCCTGGAGCCCCTCCTCCAGGCCATCGACGCCATCGCCAAGTCGGCGGGCGAGCTGAGCGAGCTGGGCGGCGGCCGGGTCACCGGCTGCGACGTCTTCGTCGCCTTCTCGGTGGCCGGCGGCACCGGGGCCGGGATCTTCCTGGACTATCTGCACCTGATCAACCAGGCGTTCAAGATGCGCCGCTTCAACGGCGTGAAGATCTACCCGCTGGTCGTCATGCCGTCCTCGTTCCCCGCCTCCACCGGCGGCGGGCGCGAGGCGGAACTGAACGCCGCCCGCTCGCTCGTCGACCTGTTCCGGCTGGTCGACGGGCAGAACGCGCCGACCGCCGGGGCGGAGATCGGCGACCTCGACCAGGAGACCGGCCTCGGCATCCGCTACCCCGGCATCACCCCGGTCCGGCTGCGCACCGGCATCCTGCCGACCGCGTTCCTCTTCAGCCCGACCGCGGGCATCCGCCAGGACGACCTGCGCCGCTCCATCGTCTCGCTGGTGATGTCGCTGATCGGCACCGAGCTGGGCGACGGCCGCTCCCAGGGCCGGTCGATGGCCGGAGACGACGACTTCCAGACGTTCGCCGCCAGCTTCATCAACCGGGGCGTGCAGCGCAGCGCCCTCTCCCCCACCGGCATCGGCCGGCAGGGGGTCTCCACCAGCCTGGTCGCCTCGATGACCGCGCCCATGGACCAGCTGGCCGACCTGGTCGCCGGGCGGCTGCTGCGGGTCGCGGTCACCGAACTGGTGGAGCGGCCGCGCAACCCGGCGAAGGACGACACGGTGCCGCTGGTCCGGCAGCTGTTCGCCGACTCCCAGCTCGAAGAGCTGTGGGAGCGCAAGCAGTTGCCCGTGGAGGACCCGCAGCCGCTGCCGCGCGGCGGCAAGGCGATCGAGGAGGCGCTCAACCAGCGGATCGGGGACATGCAGCGCCTGCTGTCCGGGCTCCACTCCATCGCCGACCGCCAGGCCGCCGCGATGGCGGCCCGGTTCAGCCCGCGCCCGGCGATCGAGAAGCTCCTCCAGAGCGTCGACCCGTTCCTCGCCGAACGCCTCGTCAGGGGCGTTCCGGACAGCGAGAACGAGATCACCCGGCTCGGGTTCCTCGGCATGCTCACCGCCCGCTCCCGCTCCCCGAAGCGGCCCGCGGGCGTCACCGACCAGCCGCCGAAGACCCCCCGGATCAAGGGCCGTATCGCCGGGATGTCCCCGGCCCGGTGGGGCGACGACGACGTACGGGCCGCCCTCCAGGCCCAGGACACCTGGTACCGCTGGCGCTGCCGGGCCGTCTGGCACGAGGCCTGGCGGGAGCAGCAGCAGCGCTGGCAGTCGCAGGCGGACACCGCGGGCAGCGACCTGACACGGCTGGTCAACGCCTTCCGCAAGCACTCCGACCAGGAGCGCAAGTCGGCCGAGCAGAAGGGCCTGGAGCTGTACGCGGAGCGCACCGGCATCTCCTACCTCCTGCCGCCGCAGCGCAGCCTCAACCACTTCTACGAGGACGTCGTGGCCCGGCTGATCCGTCGGGAGGATCTGCGCGAGGGCGACGACGAGGCGTCGCTGCTGCTGAAGCTCGTCGAAGGGGGCACCTGGCAGGAGGTGCACGGGCGGAGCCGCCGCGACCCCGACGGGGCGGTCGGCATCGTCAAGACCCGGCTGGAGGGGCGGATCACCCGGCTCTTCGCCGAGAGCGGGGCGCAGTTGGAGGAGCGGCCGCTGCTGCCCTCGATGAGCACCCTGCTGGCGGCCGCCGCCGGTGACGCCGAGTCCACGGACCAGGTCAGCAAGGAAGCGCTCGACCTGTTCAGCCGCAAGCTCGCCGGTCTGCTGCCGGTCGGTTTCACCCCGGAGGGCACCGGACGGCTGCGGGTCCTGGTCACCCACCCGCGGACCCAGGCGGCGGACGAGGTGCAGGAGTTCCTCGCCAAGGCGCTGCGGCTGCCGTCCGACGCGAAGAACTCCGTGGAGTACCGGGGCGTGGAGAGCGACTCGATCACCGTGGTCCTCTTCCGCAGCGAGATGAGCCTCACCCAGGTGCCCGAGGCCCGCAAGGTGCTCCGCCAGTGGGCCAGGGCCAAGGACGACGAGCAGGCCCACGACGTACTGCGCTGGCGCCAGCGCCTCGGCTTCGAGGACGACTGGATGGTCAGCAGCGAGGAGGACCGGCGCACGATCCTGCACCGCCTGCTGTGCTGCCTGTGGAACGGCCAGGTCGACGTCCTGGACGGTGAGTCCGCCTCGCCCTCGCGGGTGCGGCTGCGGCTGTTCCCGGAGAAGGGGGCGAACGTCCCCGGCGTACGGCTGCGGCTCGGCGACTTCCCCGGCGGCATCTCCAGCTGGTCGGAGCTGCTGCGCTCCTACGAACGCTGGACGGTGCTGGACGACGAACGGACCGTGGAGGACTACTGCCGCAAGCTGATGGGGGCCCAGCCGCTCGGGCTGGCCCGGGCCGGCAGCGCACCGCACCCGCTGTTCGTCGAGCTCGTCGAGCGCATCGCCCCGCGCCAGCTGGAACTCCTGGAGGAGCGCCGGGAGCAGGGCGGCCGACGCGTGGACGGCTGGATCCGGCCGCTGTCGGAGTTCTGGGCGGAGACGCTGCCCGCCGCGCTGGACATGGAGTTCGGCGACAAGCAGGCGATCCAGCCCACGTTGCGCACGCTGCTGGAACACGCACGCGGAGGCGCCCCGAAGCCGCCCGCCTCCCGGCCCGCGCCGGAGCGCCGGCGCGCCGTGGCGGACGACGAGGACTGGGGCACGTCGGCCCCGAGCCCCGACGAACGGCTCCGCGACGACACCCTGCCCGCTCCGCGCTCGGCGCCCCGCTCCGCCTCGTACGACGCGGAGGAGCGGTACGCCGGCGAGGAGCGGTACGCCGACGATGACCGGCACGCGGACGCCCGGCACGCGGGCGCTCGCCACACGGACTCCTGGTACGGGGAGGAGCGGTACGGGACGGGCTCCTCGCGCGACGACCGGCCGCCCCGGGCCGAAGGACGCCGTGAGGAGCGGTACGCGGACGAGAGGCCCAGGGACGACCGGTCCCGGAGCCGGCGGTACGCGGACGAGGCCCCCCGGGACGAACAGCCCCGGAACCAGCGGTACGCGGACGAGCCGCCCCACGACGAGCGGCCCCGGAACCGGCAACACGTGGACGAGCCGCCCCGGGACGACCGGTTCGCCGACTCGTACACGGACGCACGGGCCGGTGACGACCGGTTCACGGACGCACGGCCCGGCGACGACCGGTTCACCGACTCCCGGACCAACGACGACCGGTTCGGCGGGAACGAGCCCGTCGGGGCCCGGGACTCCGAGGCCCGGGACTCCGAGGTCAGGGACTCCGAGGTCCGGAACTCCGAGGTCAGGGACTCCGAGGTCCGGGACCCCGGGACCCGGGACTCCGGCCGCTGGGACGGCGACGGCTGGGGCACGGACGACGAGGACGGCGCCGGGCGCTCCTCCTTCCGGGACGGGGGCCCGCGGTGA
- a CDS encoding alpha/beta hydrolase: protein MNLQTLKELKPSEWEEAADGYRSTGDMAAKSKDHLENVVTAGIRKSLRGEAADAAIAELKRVAANFHYTQVQCGLLSAALNGFAHDMDAARKKLLSALDDAGARKFPVGPDGSVSYPEAQPKNGVELPPKGGSTNGATDPTAQAVGRQAANLNPNPHAAAAQEIADRIAGALKEATEADATWAPKVRALTADDDLTVSDADWKDTRSDMEGVRDAGKAYLDAIGGPPKDGTPKANAAWWAGLTPQERESYLSLDPALVGRLDGLPSDIRDEANRVVLDETQAVAQLQLNSIPKPPANEWTWITAGRYPVKVHTDEWMAWDRKHGDQYRQLETSLKGMNSLRTRFDQTGERGLPEAYLLGFSAEGNGRAIVATGNPDTAEHQAVYVPGTTANLGKVEGDIDRMTQLWRQTQEAAPGANVSTITWLGYDAPQDVVKDAPFEHYAYDGAPAYRQFMDGLEASHSGPGEPHRTAVGHSYGTTLIGAAAEKGDLNADDVIFAGSPGVKVGSAEEMDVPEGHVWNQEADGDAVPDIGRWGHGGSQWSLGGGVFLIPSDEPFGANQMNTDAEGGEGPGGTKGVEGHSGYWDESSTALKNQALVVVGEYGDVTKPE from the coding sequence GTGAACCTCCAGACGCTCAAGGAGCTCAAGCCGTCCGAGTGGGAGGAGGCGGCCGACGGATACCGCTCCACCGGTGACATGGCGGCCAAGTCCAAGGACCACCTGGAGAACGTCGTCACCGCCGGGATCCGTAAGTCCCTGCGGGGCGAGGCCGCCGACGCCGCCATCGCGGAGCTGAAGCGGGTCGCGGCCAACTTCCACTACACCCAGGTCCAGTGCGGCCTGCTCAGCGCCGCCCTGAACGGGTTCGCGCACGACATGGACGCGGCCCGCAAGAAGCTCCTGTCGGCGCTCGACGACGCGGGGGCCCGGAAGTTCCCGGTCGGCCCCGACGGAAGCGTCAGCTACCCGGAGGCCCAGCCGAAGAACGGCGTCGAGCTGCCGCCCAAGGGCGGTTCCACGAACGGGGCGACCGACCCCACCGCGCAGGCGGTCGGCCGTCAGGCGGCGAACCTCAACCCCAACCCGCACGCCGCCGCCGCCCAGGAGATCGCCGACCGGATCGCCGGGGCGCTCAAGGAGGCCACGGAGGCGGACGCGACATGGGCGCCCAAGGTCCGCGCGCTGACGGCGGACGACGACCTCACCGTCTCGGACGCCGACTGGAAGGACACCCGGTCGGACATGGAGGGCGTGCGGGACGCGGGCAAGGCGTACCTGGACGCGATCGGCGGGCCGCCGAAGGACGGCACCCCGAAGGCGAACGCCGCGTGGTGGGCGGGCCTCACCCCACAGGAGCGGGAGTCCTACCTGTCGCTCGACCCGGCCCTGGTGGGCAGGCTCGACGGCCTGCCCTCCGACATCAGGGACGAGGCGAACCGGGTCGTGCTCGACGAGACGCAGGCCGTGGCGCAGCTCCAGCTGAACAGCATTCCGAAGCCCCCGGCCAACGAGTGGACCTGGATCACCGCGGGCCGCTACCCGGTGAAGGTCCACACCGACGAGTGGATGGCCTGGGACCGGAAGCACGGGGACCAGTACCGGCAGCTGGAGACCTCGCTCAAGGGGATGAACTCCCTGCGGACCCGGTTCGACCAGACCGGCGAACGGGGGCTGCCGGAGGCGTATCTGCTCGGGTTCAGCGCCGAGGGCAACGGCCGGGCCATCGTGGCCACCGGCAATCCGGACACGGCCGAGCACCAGGCGGTGTACGTCCCCGGCACGACGGCGAACCTCGGCAAGGTCGAGGGCGACATCGACCGGATGACGCAGCTCTGGCGCCAGACCCAGGAGGCGGCGCCGGGAGCGAACGTCTCCACGATCACCTGGCTCGGCTACGACGCACCGCAGGACGTCGTGAAGGACGCCCCCTTCGAGCACTACGCCTACGACGGGGCGCCCGCGTACCGGCAGTTCATGGACGGCCTGGAAGCCTCGCACAGCGGCCCGGGCGAACCGCACCGCACGGCCGTCGGGCACTCGTACGGCACCACCCTGATCGGGGCGGCGGCGGAGAAGGGCGACCTCAACGCCGACGACGTGATCTTCGCGGGCAGTCCGGGCGTCAAGGTCGGGTCCGCCGAGGAGATGGACGTCCCGGAGGGACACGTGTGGAACCAGGAGGCGGACGGCGACGCGGTCCCCGACATCGGCCGCTGGGGCCACGGCGGCAGCCAGTGGTCCCTGGGCGGCGGCGTCTTCCTCATCCCCAGCGACGAGCCCTTCGGCGCCAACCAGATGAACACCGACGCCGAGGGCGGCGAGGGGCCGGGCGGCACCAAGGGGGTGGAAGGGCACAGCGGCTACTGGGACGAGTCCTCCACGGCGCTGAAGAACCAGGCGCTCGTCGTCGTCGGTGAATACGGTGACGTCACGAAGCCCGAGTGA
- the cobN gene encoding cobaltochelatase subunit CobN, translated as MILLLSTSDTDLLSARASEGPVSYRYANPSRVPLDGLPDLLDGVDLVVVRLLGGVRAWQEGLDAVLVTGRPVVVLTGEQAPDAQLMAASTVPIGIAAEAHAYLAHGGPANLEQLARFLSDTVLLTGHGFEPPAPAPAWGALEREAREVAEGAPTVAVLYYRAHHMSGNTAFIDALCTAVEDAGARPLPLYVASLRTPETELIDALRAADAIVTTVLAAGGTKPAEASAGGDDESWDAGALTGLDVPILQALCLTSPRSAWEENDEGVSPLDAATQIAVPEFDGRLITVPFSFKEIDEDGLPAYVADAERAARVAGIAVRHAKLRNIPNAEKRIALVLSAYPTKHSRIGNAVGLDTPASAVALLRRLRAEGYDFGPEADIPGLVSGDGDELIYALIEAGGHDQEWLTDEQLAKNPVRIPAADYRRWFATLPEELRTSVEEHWGPAPGEMFVDRSANPEGDIVLAALRRGNLLILIQPPRGFGENPIAIYHDPDLPPSHHYLAAYRWIAARADDNGFGADAMIHLGKHGNLEWLPGKNAGLSAACGPDAALGDLPLVYPFLVNDPGEGTQAKRRVHATLIDHLVPPMARADSYGDIARLEQLLDEHAQIAAMDPAKLPAIRAQIWTLIQAAKLDHDLGLEDRPEDEGFDDFIMHLDGWLCEIKDVQIRDGLHVLGNPPAGNDRVNLVLAVLRARQIWGGTASLPGLREALGLDESAATRTAADEIEEQARALVQAMDDAGWDPAAVAGVAAGLPDAVADILTFAATEVVPRMAATTDELTHAVHALNGGFVPAGPSGSPLRGLVNVLPTGRNFYSVDPKAVPSKLAWETGQALADSLLTRYRTDNGDWPTSVGLSLWGTSAMRTAGDDIAEAFALLGIRPVWDDASRRVTGLEPIPYEELGRPRIDVTLRISGFFRDAFPHTVGLLDDAVRLAASLDEPAERNYVRAHTQADLAEHGDERRATTRIFGSRPGTYGAGLLQLIDSRDWRTDADLAEVYTVWGGYAYGRELDGRPAREEMESAYKRIEVAAKNTDTREHDIADSDDYFQYHGGMVATVRALKGKAPEAYIGDSTRPETVRTRTLVEETSRVFRARVVNPKWIEAMRRHGYKGAFELAATVDYLFGYDATTGVVADWMYDKLTETYVLDPENRQFLQEANPWALHGIAERLLEAESRGMWAKPDPAVLDALRQVYLETEGNLEGED; from the coding sequence ATGATCCTGCTCCTGTCGACGTCCGACACCGACCTCCTGAGCGCCCGCGCTTCCGAGGGACCCGTCAGCTACCGGTACGCCAACCCCTCCCGCGTCCCCCTCGACGGGCTGCCGGACCTCCTGGACGGCGTCGACCTCGTCGTCGTACGCCTCCTCGGCGGGGTACGGGCCTGGCAGGAGGGGCTGGACGCGGTGCTGGTCACCGGCCGCCCGGTCGTCGTGCTGACCGGTGAGCAGGCCCCCGACGCCCAGTTGATGGCCGCCTCCACCGTGCCGATCGGCATCGCCGCCGAGGCGCACGCCTACCTCGCGCACGGCGGGCCCGCCAACCTGGAGCAGCTGGCCCGGTTCCTCTCCGACACCGTGCTGCTGACCGGCCACGGCTTCGAGCCGCCCGCCCCGGCCCCCGCGTGGGGAGCGCTGGAGCGGGAGGCCCGTGAGGTGGCCGAGGGCGCGCCGACGGTCGCCGTCCTCTACTACCGCGCCCACCACATGAGCGGGAACACCGCGTTCATCGACGCGCTGTGCACCGCCGTGGAGGACGCCGGAGCCCGGCCGCTCCCGCTGTACGTCGCCTCCCTCCGTACGCCGGAGACCGAGCTGATCGACGCGCTCCGCGCCGCCGACGCCATCGTGACCACCGTCCTCGCGGCGGGTGGCACCAAGCCCGCCGAGGCGTCGGCCGGCGGCGACGACGAGTCGTGGGACGCGGGCGCGCTCACCGGGCTCGACGTACCGATCCTCCAGGCGCTCTGCCTCACCAGCCCGCGCAGCGCCTGGGAGGAGAACGACGAGGGCGTCTCCCCGCTCGACGCGGCCACCCAGATCGCGGTGCCGGAGTTCGACGGCCGGCTGATCACCGTCCCCTTCTCCTTCAAGGAGATCGACGAGGACGGGCTCCCGGCGTACGTCGCCGACGCCGAGCGCGCGGCCCGGGTCGCCGGGATCGCCGTGCGGCACGCGAAGCTGCGGAACATCCCGAACGCGGAGAAGCGCATCGCGCTCGTGCTCTCCGCCTACCCGACCAAGCACTCCCGGATCGGCAACGCGGTCGGCCTCGACACGCCCGCCAGCGCTGTGGCGCTGCTGCGGCGGCTGCGCGCCGAAGGGTACGACTTCGGCCCCGAGGCCGACATCCCGGGGCTGGTCTCCGGCGACGGCGACGAGCTGATCTACGCGCTGATCGAGGCGGGCGGCCACGACCAGGAGTGGCTGACCGACGAGCAGTTGGCGAAGAACCCGGTCCGTATCCCGGCCGCCGACTACCGCCGCTGGTTCGCCACGCTCCCCGAGGAACTGCGCACCTCCGTGGAGGAGCACTGGGGCCCGGCACCCGGCGAGATGTTCGTCGACCGGTCGGCCAACCCGGAGGGCGACATCGTCCTCGCGGCCCTGCGGCGCGGCAACCTCCTCATCCTCATCCAGCCGCCGCGCGGCTTCGGCGAGAACCCGATCGCGATCTACCACGACCCCGATCTGCCGCCCTCGCACCACTACCTGGCCGCCTACCGCTGGATCGCCGCCCGCGCCGACGACAACGGCTTCGGCGCCGACGCCATGATCCACCTGGGCAAGCACGGGAACCTGGAGTGGCTGCCCGGCAAGAACGCGGGCCTCTCCGCCGCCTGCGGCCCCGACGCCGCCCTCGGCGATCTCCCGCTGGTCTACCCGTTCCTGGTCAACGACCCGGGCGAGGGCACGCAGGCCAAGCGGCGCGTCCACGCCACGCTGATCGACCACCTGGTGCCGCCGATGGCCCGCGCCGACAGCTACGGCGACATCGCCCGGCTGGAGCAACTGCTCGACGAGCACGCCCAGATCGCCGCGATGGACCCGGCGAAGCTGCCCGCGATCCGCGCGCAGATCTGGACGCTGATCCAGGCCGCGAAGCTCGACCACGACCTCGGCCTGGAGGACCGGCCGGAGGACGAGGGCTTCGACGACTTCATCATGCATCTCGACGGCTGGCTCTGCGAGATCAAGGACGTCCAGATCCGCGACGGGCTCCATGTGCTGGGCAACCCGCCCGCCGGGAACGACCGGGTCAACCTCGTCCTCGCCGTCCTCCGCGCCCGCCAGATCTGGGGCGGCACGGCCTCGCTGCCGGGGCTGCGCGAGGCGCTCGGGCTCGACGAGTCGGCCGCCACCCGCACCGCTGCCGACGAGATCGAGGAGCAGGCCCGCGCGCTCGTCCAGGCGATGGACGACGCCGGCTGGGACCCGGCCGCCGTCGCCGGGGTCGCCGCGGGTCTGCCGGACGCGGTGGCCGACATCCTCACCTTCGCGGCCACCGAGGTCGTCCCGCGCATGGCGGCCACGACCGACGAACTCACACACGCCGTACACGCGTTGAACGGCGGCTTCGTGCCGGCGGGCCCCTCCGGCTCCCCGCTCCGCGGCCTGGTCAACGTGCTGCCCACGGGCCGCAACTTCTACTCGGTGGACCCGAAGGCGGTCCCCTCGAAGCTGGCGTGGGAGACGGGCCAGGCCCTGGCCGACTCCCTCCTCACCCGCTACCGCACCGACAACGGCGACTGGCCCACCTCGGTCGGCCTCTCCCTCTGGGGCACGAGCGCGATGCGCACGGCCGGCGACGACATCGCCGAAGCCTTCGCGCTGCTCGGCATCCGCCCCGTCTGGGACGACGCCTCGCGCCGTGTGACGGGCCTGGAGCCCATCCCGTACGAGGAGCTGGGCCGTCCCCGGATCGACGTGACGCTGCGCATCTCGGGCTTCTTCCGCGACGCGTTCCCGCACACGGTCGGGCTGCTCGACGACGCCGTGCGGCTGGCCGCCTCGCTGGACGAGCCCGCCGAGCGGAACTACGTACGGGCGCACACCCAGGCCGACCTCGCCGAGCACGGCGACGAACGCCGGGCCACCACCCGCATCTTCGGCTCCCGCCCCGGCACCTACGGCGCGGGCCTCCTCCAGCTCATCGACTCCCGCGACTGGCGCACCGACGCCGACCTCGCGGAGGTCTACACGGTCTGGGGCGGCTACGCCTACGGCCGCGAGCTGGACGGCCGCCCGGCCCGCGAGGAGATGGAGAGCGCCTACAAGCGCATCGAGGTCGCGGCGAAGAACACCGACACTCGCGAGCACGACATCGCGGACTCCGACGACTACTTCCAGTACCACGGCGGCATGGTGGCCACCGTGCGCGCGCTCAAGGGCAAGGCCCCGGAGGCGTACATCGGGGACTCCACCCGGCCCGAGACCGTCCGCACGCGAACGCTCGTCGAGGAGACGTCCCGCGTCTTCCGCGCCCGGGTCGTCAACCCGAAGTGGATCGAGGCGATGCGCCGCCACGGCTACAAGGGCGCGTTCGAGCTGGCGGCCACCGTCGACTACCTCTTCGGGTACGACGCCACGACCGGCGTCGTCGCCGACTGGATGTACGACAAGCTCACCGAGACGTACGTCCTGGACCCGGAGAACCGGCAGTTCCTCCAGGAAGCCAACCCCTGGGCGCTGCACGGCATCGCGGAGCGCCTCCTGGAGGCCGAGTCGCGCGGCATGTGGGCCAAGCCCGACCCGGCGGTGCTGGACGCGCTGCGCCAGGTGTACCTGGAGACGGAAGGGAACCTGGAGGGCGAGGACTGA
- a CDS encoding cobalamin biosynthesis protein CobG: MLAAMPDSAPSPLSVGGTSPRDGGDACPGTLRLHRADDGALARVRVPGGVLSPDRADALLTAAGRFGDGELHLTSRGNVQLRGLDAECGGGPAELLGAAGLLPSAAHERARNIVASPLAGLDGSPSVGGWLSELDGLVCGSPAAAALSGRFLFALDSGRGDVDALGADVTLIVEDDDCLLRVGAADEVFRLPSADGPRAALLAAEAFLRAARDSGAWRVKDLPEDVRAALVRTVGATAGPTAHRPRPRTARGPAPGPVTAPGTSTPTTATATTSPAAAAAPVTATVTAISVGVPLGRLAPAQWRLLTGTARRYGNELRLTPWRGIIVPGPFGQSGSSGRSGPAAEALDTLAAAGLITGPVSPWTGVGACIGHPGCAKSLSDVRAEAGAAVGPVGRLPVYWSGCERRCGHPHGEWIDVVVTPDGHRISHVRGEHRAPRAAVRNDPAALAAAVAAARA; encoded by the coding sequence ATGCTCGCCGCCATGCCCGATTCCGCCCCCTCGCCCCTTTCCGTGGGCGGCACATCCCCCCGCGACGGCGGCGACGCCTGCCCGGGGACACTGCGGCTGCACCGGGCCGACGACGGTGCGCTGGCCCGGGTACGCGTCCCCGGCGGGGTGCTGAGCCCGGACCGGGCGGACGCGCTGCTCACGGCGGCCGGCCGCTTCGGGGACGGTGAGCTGCATCTCACCTCGCGGGGCAACGTCCAGCTGCGCGGCCTCGACGCGGAGTGCGGCGGCGGTCCGGCCGAACTGCTCGGCGCCGCCGGGCTGCTGCCGTCGGCCGCGCACGAACGGGCCCGCAACATCGTGGCCTCGCCGCTCGCCGGACTCGACGGATCGCCCTCGGTCGGCGGCTGGCTGTCCGAGCTGGACGGCCTGGTGTGCGGGTCGCCCGCCGCCGCCGCGCTCTCCGGCCGTTTCCTCTTCGCCCTGGACTCCGGCCGCGGCGACGTGGACGCGCTGGGCGCGGACGTGACGCTGATCGTGGAGGACGACGACTGCCTCCTGCGGGTCGGGGCCGCCGACGAGGTGTTCCGGCTGCCGTCGGCGGACGGGCCGCGCGCCGCGCTCCTGGCCGCCGAGGCGTTCCTCCGCGCCGCCCGGGACTCCGGCGCGTGGCGCGTGAAGGACCTGCCCGAGGACGTACGCGCCGCGCTGGTCCGCACCGTCGGGGCGACGGCGGGCCCGACGGCCCACCGCCCCCGTCCGCGTACGGCGAGGGGCCCGGCCCCGGGCCCGGTCACCGCACCGGGCACCAGCACGCCCACGACAGCGACAGCGACCACGTCCCCGGCAGCGGCAGCAGCACCAGTGACCGCGACCGTGACCGCGATCAGCGTCGGTGTGCCGCTGGGCCGGCTCGCCCCCGCCCAGTGGCGGCTGCTCACCGGGACGGCCCGGCGGTACGGGAACGAGCTGCGGCTCACCCCGTGGCGCGGGATCATCGTCCCCGGCCCCTTCGGCCAGTCCGGCTCCTCCGGGCGGTCCGGGCCCGCGGCCGAGGCGCTGGACACGCTGGCGGCGGCCGGGCTGATCACCGGCCCGGTCTCCCCGTGGACCGGCGTCGGAGCCTGCATCGGCCACCCCGGCTGCGCGAAGTCGCTGTCCGACGTCCGGGCCGAAGCGGGGGCCGCTGTCGGGCCGGTCGGGCGGCTCCCTGTGTACTGGTCCGGGTGCGAACGCCGCTGCGGCCACCCCCACGGGGAGTGGATCGACGTGGTCGTCACGCCCGACGGACACCGGATCTCGCACGTGCGGGGCGAACACCGTGCCCCCCGGGCGGCGGTCCGGAACGACCCGGCGGCACTCGCCGCGGCGGTGGCCGCGGCCCGCGCCTGA